One genomic window of Halolamina sediminis includes the following:
- a CDS encoding cyclin codes for MYSARDRVEEAGWLAEIDRAADSLELGADARSTAEDLFLSNVPESERSKPAVAAAALYAAALLSGEERAQTAVADAMDVSRLSVQQRWKPLLEEAGFRPPTW; via the coding sequence GTGTACAGCGCCCGTGATCGCGTCGAAGAAGCGGGGTGGCTCGCGGAGATCGACCGCGCGGCCGACAGCCTCGAACTGGGCGCCGACGCCAGATCGACCGCCGAGGACCTGTTCCTGAGCAACGTCCCCGAGAGCGAGCGCTCCAAGCCCGCGGTCGCGGCCGCCGCGCTCTACGCGGCCGCGCTGCTGTCCGGCGAGGAACGCGCACAGACCGCGGTCGCCGACGCGATGGACGTGTCGCGGCTCTCGGTCCAGCAGCGCTGGAAACCGCTGCTGGAGGAAGCGGGCTTTCGCCCGCCGACGTGGTAG
- a CDS encoding DUF7288 family protein, translating into MLLLASIVFALQVTAVTPLTGSTSSQHIENQQAKLAEGILAAEAERGSVVPTLLSWNEDGHFDGAEAGGFHGGGPPTAFGNGLDRTLRERNIAFNVKVYYVTGEGSRDSELLVDLGSPSDHASTATRSFTVYDDDVLHRVNETAQRAEPTATTLENTSMSNSTYLGYNVDPDGPVYNVLEVEVVVWRM; encoded by the coding sequence ATGTTGCTGCTGGCCAGCATCGTGTTCGCGCTGCAGGTCACGGCGGTCACGCCGCTGACCGGCAGCACGTCCAGCCAGCACATCGAGAACCAACAGGCCAAGCTCGCGGAGGGGATACTCGCGGCCGAAGCCGAGAGGGGCTCGGTCGTGCCGACGCTGCTCAGCTGGAACGAGGACGGCCACTTCGACGGCGCCGAGGCGGGCGGGTTCCACGGCGGCGGGCCGCCAACTGCGTTCGGGAACGGGCTCGATCGAACGCTCCGCGAGCGGAACATCGCGTTCAACGTGAAGGTGTACTACGTCACCGGGGAGGGGAGCCGTGACTCCGAGCTGCTGGTCGATCTGGGCTCGCCGTCGGACCACGCCTCGACGGCTACGCGCTCGTTTACGGTGTACGACGACGACGTGCTCCACCGCGTCAACGAGACGGCCCAGCGGGCCGAGCCCACGGCCACCACGCTGGAGAACACGTCGATGTCGAACAGCACGTATCTGGGGTACAACGTCGACCCGGACGGCCCCGTGTACAACGTGCTGGAGGTGGAGGTGGTCGTATGGCGGATGTAG
- a CDS encoding DUF7261 family protein, with protein sequence MADVDDRAQLMLVGALVLAVIFVTLAVLLNAAIYTGNVATRDPGPGTGEAIEYENEATAMARTTVGEIDGGGSATYAELRGNFTDTVGDWSRAAGTHAVVGLVEARLESRSMQNGTRITQASDRNFTSDSGARNWTVANDSRARAFRLNVTQDSLASTDTPVADGAFRVTFDNGTDEWATYLHQSGGDTGDVAVSVEDPDGNVESCTVDPGSDDRAVVDLTAGTIAGEDCSAMQFFGTLSGEYTIRYVDALDGGGNEQVVGTYAVVVDRRLDRLETGADVVGEPTATRTLYSAELRVTYRTSNVYYQSEVRIAPGEPDA encoded by the coding sequence ATGGCGGATGTAGACGACCGCGCCCAGCTGATGCTCGTCGGCGCGCTCGTGCTGGCGGTCATATTCGTGACGCTGGCGGTGTTGCTCAACGCCGCCATCTACACCGGCAACGTCGCCACCCGCGACCCGGGCCCGGGCACGGGCGAGGCGATCGAGTACGAGAACGAGGCGACAGCGATGGCGCGGACGACCGTCGGCGAGATCGACGGCGGCGGGAGCGCCACGTACGCGGAACTTCGCGGGAACTTCACCGACACCGTCGGCGATTGGAGTCGTGCCGCCGGCACCCACGCAGTAGTGGGGCTGGTCGAGGCGAGACTGGAGAGCCGCTCCATGCAGAACGGAACCCGAATCACCCAAGCAAGCGACCGGAACTTCACGAGCGACAGCGGCGCAAGGAATTGGACTGTCGCGAACGACAGCCGAGCCCGGGCGTTCCGGCTGAACGTCACCCAAGACTCGCTCGCCTCGACGGATACGCCCGTCGCCGACGGCGCCTTCCGGGTGACGTTCGACAACGGCACCGACGAGTGGGCCACCTACCTCCATCAGAGTGGGGGCGATACCGGCGACGTGGCGGTCAGCGTCGAAGATCCGGACGGGAATGTCGAGAGCTGTACGGTTGACCCCGGCTCAGACGACCGAGCAGTGGTGGACCTCACGGCCGGCACGATCGCCGGCGAGGACTGCTCGGCGATGCAGTTCTTCGGTACCCTCTCCGGGGAGTACACGATCAGATACGTCGACGCGCTCGACGGCGGCGGGAACGAACAGGTCGTCGGCACCTACGCCGTCGTGGTCGACCGCCGGCTGGACCGTCTCGAGACGGGCGCCGACGTCGTCGGGGAGCCGACGGCCACGCGAACGCTGTACAGCGCCGAACTCCGGGTGACGTACCGGACGTCGAACGTCTACTACCAGTCGGAGGTCCGGATCGCGCCGGGTGAGCCCGATGCGTGA
- a CDS encoding phosphopantetheine adenylyltransferase, which yields MQVAIGGTFDPVHDGHRELFRRAFELGDLTVGLTSDELAPETRHVDRYVRPWSERKTDLEAELEPLAEEYGREFEIRTLEEPTGIATEPQFDVLIVSPETQEGGERINEIREQRGHEPLDIEVVDHVPAADGDRISSTRIVSGEIDRHGNRTPDREGRGKFPPEGTESASSCDAE from the coding sequence ATGCAGGTCGCCATCGGGGGGACGTTCGACCCCGTTCACGACGGTCACCGGGAGCTGTTCCGCCGAGCGTTCGAGCTCGGCGACCTGACCGTCGGCCTCACGTCGGACGAGCTCGCCCCGGAGACACGCCACGTCGATCGGTACGTCCGCCCCTGGTCGGAGCGGAAGACCGATCTCGAAGCCGAACTCGAACCGCTGGCCGAGGAGTACGGCCGCGAGTTCGAGATCCGGACGCTGGAGGAGCCGACCGGTATCGCGACCGAGCCGCAGTTCGACGTCCTGATCGTCTCGCCGGAGACCCAGGAGGGCGGCGAACGGATCAACGAAATCCGGGAACAGCGGGGCCACGAGCCGCTCGACATCGAGGTCGTCGATCACGTCCCCGCGGCGGACGGCGACCGGATCTCTTCGACGCGGATCGTCAGCGGCGAGATCGACCGCCACGGCAACCGCACGCCCGACCGGGAGGGACGCGGGAAGTTCCCGCCCGAAGGCACCGAGTCGGCCTCTTCCTGCGACGCCGAGTAG
- a CDS encoding winged helix-turn-helix domain-containing protein gives MSQDSETDEDVSSARERLEEGADKAIGEFDQGVVDLLAWLLDTETRARIYVYLRQHPDSTSDEVAEGTGLYPSTVREALAELHEEGTVSRGKRESEGAGNNPYEYDAISPSELVSDAVGQVQNQLNAVFNLDERLDRGETGDDGGPVTISVSDADDGDDRTDEGTDDGVTDDADASDSPDPAESE, from the coding sequence ATGTCTCAGGACTCAGAAACCGACGAGGACGTCAGTTCGGCGCGGGAACGGCTCGAGGAGGGTGCCGACAAGGCGATCGGCGAGTTCGATCAGGGCGTCGTCGACCTGCTTGCGTGGCTGCTCGACACCGAGACGCGCGCGCGGATCTACGTCTACCTGCGACAGCACCCCGACAGCACCAGCGATGAGGTCGCCGAGGGGACCGGGCTCTACCCGAGCACCGTCCGTGAGGCGCTCGCCGAACTCCACGAGGAGGGGACCGTCTCCCGCGGGAAGCGGGAGAGCGAGGGCGCCGGCAACAACCCCTACGAGTACGACGCGATCTCGCCCAGCGAGCTCGTCTCCGACGCGGTCGGGCAGGTCCAGAACCAGCTCAACGCCGTGTTCAACCTCGACGAGCGGCTCGATCGGGGCGAGACCGGCGACGACGGCGGGCCCGTGACGATCTCGGTCAGCGACGCCGACGATGGCGACGATCGGACGGACGAGGGCACCGACGATGGCGTGACCGACGACGCCGACGCGAGCGACTCGCCCGACCCCGCCGAGAGCGAATGA
- a CDS encoding DUF7266 family protein, which yields MREDAPAPEPDASIAADRRGVSTALGYTLTLSITAVLIAGLLTAGGTLVENQQRAVVTDELTVTGQQLASGIEDADRLAGAADGENGTVRVRVWLPDDVGTGGGYTLQLVNRSDEAGQPASGTIVVTAESVDVSRNVSFRTEHPVANETLSGGPVTIRVAGDGDEQELVAAPTNESGLAGDGGS from the coding sequence ATGCGTGAGGACGCCCCGGCACCGGAGCCCGACGCCTCGATCGCCGCGGACCGCCGCGGCGTCTCGACGGCGCTCGGCTACACGCTCACGCTCTCGATCACGGCGGTTCTGATCGCGGGGCTGTTGACTGCCGGCGGGACGCTGGTCGAGAACCAACAACGGGCGGTCGTCACCGACGAACTGACCGTGACCGGCCAACAGCTCGCCAGCGGCATCGAGGACGCCGACCGCCTCGCCGGCGCCGCGGACGGGGAGAACGGAACCGTCAGGGTGCGCGTTTGGCTCCCCGACGACGTGGGAACCGGCGGGGGGTACACGCTACAGTTGGTGAACCGATCGGACGAAGCGGGCCAGCCAGCCAGCGGCACCATCGTCGTCACTGCCGAGAGCGTCGACGTGAGCCGGAACGTCAGCTTCCGGACCGAACACCCGGTCGCGAACGAAACACTATCCGGCGGCCCGGTGACGATCCGGGTCGCCGGCGACGGTGACGAGCAGGAACTGGTGGCTGCGCCGACTAACGAGAGCGGACTCGCTGGGGATGGTGGGTCGTGA
- a CDS encoding DUF7289 family protein: MRTDRGVSSVVGVVLLLGITIIGTGAVVGIGSQAFADAERTATTSQAGHALTQFDSKAAIVALGESSSQRVDLGPSGDGEFVAENDSGWLRVVHHNATGNGTEKQIYNASLGSVSYRNGDTEIAYQGGGVWERRGNGSVMRSPPEFNYRRATLTLPAIRVTSEGQASGRTTAVVTQSEESRRVFPNSSASYDDGTAYDNPITTGNVTVTVQSRFYEGWADFFRTRTSGNVTVDHDNRRATVELITPDTIGEFQWLQVDSEDGLTARGKAPGHTLTEFNVTLQPDTNKNGKPIGNTFNSQEVYFTVSSGEKTLDYTIAIDKGCQQGGGTGPISVTVTYGNDTTTQRWESGDTSAMSGPFQLDCDGDVPQLEADFTSDLDLEYQGSENVTFDHEDAPDEPRTFESGDSTTIEQLSNHYVALLGDEFTVSGELKSSGSQLDKTASTGVLDYETDGRKYIAYLHVTENEIEVELE, encoded by the coding sequence ATGCGAACGGATCGTGGCGTCTCGAGCGTCGTCGGCGTGGTGTTACTGCTCGGTATCACCATCATCGGGACGGGCGCCGTCGTCGGCATCGGCTCGCAGGCGTTCGCCGACGCCGAGCGGACGGCGACGACCTCACAAGCCGGCCACGCGCTCACGCAGTTCGACTCCAAAGCCGCGATCGTCGCGCTGGGGGAGAGTAGCTCCCAGCGCGTCGATCTCGGCCCCTCCGGCGACGGCGAGTTCGTCGCCGAGAACGACTCGGGCTGGCTTCGGGTCGTCCACCACAACGCCACCGGTAACGGGACCGAGAAGCAGATCTACAACGCCTCGCTGGGCTCAGTGAGCTACCGGAACGGCGACACGGAGATCGCCTATCAGGGCGGCGGGGTCTGGGAGCGCCGTGGCAACGGCAGCGTGATGCGCTCGCCGCCTGAGTTCAACTACCGCCGCGCGACGCTTACACTGCCCGCGATCAGGGTGACCTCCGAGGGGCAGGCGTCGGGCCGAACCACCGCGGTCGTCACACAGAGTGAGGAGTCTCGGCGGGTGTTCCCCAACAGCTCCGCGTCCTACGACGACGGGACGGCGTACGACAACCCGATCACCACCGGGAACGTCACCGTCACCGTCCAGAGCCGCTTCTACGAGGGCTGGGCCGACTTCTTCCGGACCCGGACCAGCGGCAACGTGACCGTCGATCACGACAACCGGCGGGCGACTGTCGAGCTGATCACCCCCGACACGATCGGCGAGTTCCAATGGCTGCAGGTGGATTCGGAGGACGGGCTGACCGCCCGTGGAAAAGCCCCGGGACACACGCTCACGGAGTTCAACGTGACCCTCCAGCCAGACACGAACAAGAACGGGAAGCCGATCGGGAACACGTTCAACAGCCAAGAGGTGTACTTCACGGTGAGCTCGGGCGAGAAGACCCTCGATTACACGATCGCGATCGACAAAGGCTGCCAACAGGGTGGCGGCACCGGGCCGATATCGGTAACCGTCACGTATGGGAACGACACGACGACACAACGGTGGGAGAGCGGCGATACGTCCGCCATGAGCGGCCCCTTCCAGCTGGACTGCGACGGGGACGTTCCGCAGCTCGAAGCGGACTTCACGTCGGATCTGGACCTCGAGTACCAAGGGAGCGAGAACGTCACGTTCGATCACGAGGACGCCCCCGACGAGCCACGAACGTTTGAGTCCGGCGACTCGACCACGATCGAGCAGCTCTCGAACCACTACGTGGCGCTGCTCGGCGACGAGTTCACCGTCAGCGGCGAGCTGAAGAGCTCAGGCTCACAGCTCGACAAGACGGCCTCCACCGGCGTTCTCGACTACGAGACGGACGGTCGGAAGTACATCGCGTACCTCCACGTGACCGAAAACGAGATCGAAGTCGAGCTGGAGTAA
- a CDS encoding acyl-CoA thioesterase, which translates to MSYETTVGVRFRDIDAMGHVNNAVYASYAEQARVDYFADVLDTDLSAVSSVLARIEIDYHRPIELDDGPVTVAVDVPSLGESSLPMTYEISDADGNLAASVESVQVAYDRDAEESVPIPEAWRTAIESYHDL; encoded by the coding sequence ATGAGCTACGAGACCACCGTCGGCGTGCGCTTTCGTGATATCGACGCGATGGGCCACGTCAACAACGCGGTGTACGCCAGCTACGCCGAACAGGCCCGGGTCGACTACTTCGCGGACGTGCTCGACACCGACCTCTCGGCGGTCTCCTCGGTGCTCGCTCGCATCGAGATCGACTACCACCGCCCGATCGAACTCGACGACGGCCCCGTCACCGTCGCGGTCGACGTGCCCAGCCTCGGCGAGTCCAGCCTCCCGATGACCTACGAGATCAGCGATGCCGACGGGAACCTCGCGGCGAGCGTCGAGAGCGTGCAAGTGGCGTACGACCGCGACGCCGAGGAGTCGGTCCCCATCCCCGAGGCGTGGCGCACGGCAATCGAGTCGTACCACGATCTGTAG